From a single Serratia surfactantfaciens genomic region:
- the mtnK gene encoding S-methyl-5-thioribose kinase: MSLYRTFTAADAVEYARQYGQVADPQALVSADEIGDGNLNLVFKIRDREGVSRVIVKQALPYVRCVGESWPLTLDRARIEAETLLIHGDFCPRHTVKVLHHDPELAVMVQEDLSDHRIWRSELVQGHYHPLAAGQLAEYLAQTLFHTSDFYQSAQQKKAEVSRFTNPELCQITEDLFFTDPYIDHERNQFEAALLPQVQALREDAPLRLAVAGLKHRFLSKAEALLHGDIHSGSIFVAEGRLKAIDAEFGFYGPIGFDIGTALGNLLLNYCGLPGLFGPRDAAAGREQRLQDVRELWLIFADRFLALCHQQSRDAALAAPGYAEQFLQQVWSDAIGYCGTELIRRTIGLAHVADLDSIADADMRLDCQRHALGLGRTLIVNAPHIEHIDALLARIRQQG; encoded by the coding sequence ATGTCGCTTTATCGTACGTTTACGGCTGCCGATGCCGTTGAATACGCCCGTCAATACGGACAGGTGGCCGATCCGCAGGCGCTGGTGAGCGCCGACGAGATCGGTGACGGCAACCTGAACCTGGTGTTCAAGATCCGCGATCGCGAAGGCGTGAGCCGGGTGATCGTCAAACAGGCGTTGCCGTACGTGCGCTGCGTGGGCGAATCCTGGCCGCTGACGCTGGATCGGGCGCGCATCGAAGCGGAAACGCTGCTGATCCACGGTGATTTCTGTCCGCGACATACGGTGAAGGTGCTGCATCACGATCCCGAGTTGGCGGTGATGGTGCAGGAAGATCTCTCCGATCACCGCATTTGGCGCAGCGAGCTGGTACAGGGGCATTACCACCCGCTGGCGGCTGGGCAGCTGGCGGAATACCTGGCGCAGACGCTGTTCCATACCTCCGACTTTTATCAATCGGCACAACAGAAAAAAGCGGAAGTCAGTCGCTTCACCAACCCCGAGCTGTGCCAGATCACCGAAGATCTGTTCTTTACCGACCCTTACATCGACCATGAACGCAATCAGTTCGAGGCGGCGCTGTTGCCGCAGGTGCAGGCGCTGCGTGAGGATGCGCCGCTAAGACTGGCGGTCGCCGGCCTGAAACATCGCTTCCTCAGCAAGGCGGAGGCGCTGCTACACGGAGATATTCACAGCGGTTCGATCTTCGTGGCGGAAGGACGGTTAAAAGCGATCGACGCTGAATTCGGTTTCTACGGCCCTATCGGCTTCGATATCGGCACGGCGCTAGGTAACCTGCTGCTCAACTACTGCGGTCTGCCGGGGCTATTCGGGCCGCGCGACGCCGCCGCCGGGCGCGAGCAGCGGCTGCAGGATGTGCGCGAGCTGTGGTTGATTTTCGCCGATCGTTTCCTGGCCCTGTGCCACCAGCAAAGCCGCGATGCGGCGCTGGCGGCGCCGGGTTATGCCGAGCAGTTTCTGCAGCAGGTCTGGAGCGACGCGATAGGGTACTGCGGCACCGAACTGATTCGGCGCACTATCGGCCTGGCGCACGTCGCCGATCTGGACAGCATCGCCGACGCCGATATGCGCCTCGACTGCCAGCGCCACGCACTGGGATTGGGGCGCACGCTGATCGTCAATGCGCCACATATAGAGCATATTGACGCGCTGTTGGCGCGTATTCGTCAGCAAGGCTGA
- a CDS encoding urease subunit gamma — protein sequence MQLTPREIEKLMVYTLADVALKRKSRGIKLNYPEAVAIITTAALEGAREGKTLEEVMNDTRQVLSRDDVMDGVADLIPHVQVEAIFSDGSRLVTVHDPIQ from the coding sequence ATGCAATTAACGCCTAGAGAAATCGAAAAGCTAATGGTCTATACGCTGGCCGACGTCGCCTTAAAGCGAAAGTCCAGAGGGATAAAGCTTAATTACCCCGAGGCGGTGGCGATTATTACCACCGCGGCACTGGAAGGCGCCCGCGAGGGCAAAACGCTGGAAGAGGTCATGAACGACACGCGGCAGGTGTTAAGCCGCGACGACGTGATGGATGGCGTGGCGGATCTGATCCCGCACGTGCAGGTTGAAGCGATTTTCAGCGACGGTAGTCGTCTGGTGACGGTGCACGATCCGATCCAATAA